One window of bacterium genomic DNA carries:
- a CDS encoding GTPase produces the protein MAKKVIIMGAAGRDFHNFNVYFRNRSEYQVIAFTATQIPHIDDRLYPAELSGPLYPRGIPIYPETELAELVRREEIHEVFFAYSDLSHESVMHKASLVNACGATFSLLGPRHTMLKAKKPVVAVCAVRTGCGKSQTVRRVAEILRSRGKKVVAVRHPMPYGDLAAQKVQRFASVDDLVKHNCTIEEMEEYEPFITHSGTIYAGVDYEAILRQAEEEADVLIWDGGNNDTPFFQPDLHIVVADPLRPGHEVSYHPGETNLRMAHCVVINKEVEADPLNLQRVRDNIRAVNPKAVVVDAASPIRVDHAEEIAGRSVLVVEDGPTLTHGEMKFGAGVMAARTFGAARLVDPRPYLQGSLVQTFAQYPEIGTLLPAMGYGAVQMADLQATIQATPCDAVVIGTPIDLRRIIRIAQPCCRVFYDLQEIGRPNLQDVLEKV, from the coding sequence ATGGCGAAAAAAGTGATTATCATGGGCGCAGCGGGTCGCGATTTTCATAATTTCAACGTCTATTTTCGCAACCGTTCAGAGTATCAAGTCATCGCATTTACCGCCACGCAGATCCCGCATATTGATGACCGCCTTTATCCGGCGGAGCTTTCCGGGCCGCTTTATCCACGCGGCATCCCCATTTATCCAGAAACCGAATTAGCCGAACTCGTACGCCGCGAAGAAATCCATGAGGTTTTTTTCGCCTACAGCGACCTTTCGCACGAGAGCGTCATGCACAAGGCTTCGCTGGTCAACGCCTGCGGCGCGACTTTTTCCTTGCTGGGGCCGCGCCATACCATGCTGAAGGCGAAAAAGCCGGTGGTGGCGGTCTGTGCCGTGCGGACCGGATGCGGGAAAAGCCAAACCGTGCGCCGGGTGGCGGAGATTCTGCGCAGCCGCGGCAAAAAAGTGGTGGCGGTGCGCCATCCCATGCCGTACGGCGATCTGGCTGCGCAAAAAGTGCAGCGTTTCGCTTCTGTGGATGATTTGGTCAAGCACAACTGCACCATCGAGGAGATGGAAGAATACGAACCCTTTATCACCCATAGCGGGACTATCTATGCGGGGGTGGACTATGAGGCGATCCTGCGACAGGCAGAGGAAGAAGCCGATGTGCTGATCTGGGACGGCGGCAACAACGATACGCCGTTTTTTCAGCCGGATCTGCATATCGTGGTCGCGGATCCCCTGCGACCCGGCCACGAGGTGAGCTATCATCCAGGGGAGACCAATCTGCGCATGGCGCATTGCGTGGTGATCAATAAAGAGGTGGAGGCGGATCCGCTGAATCTACAGCGGGTGCGGGATAATATCCGTGCGGTCAATCCAAAAGCGGTGGTGGTTGATGCCGCATCGCCGATCCGTGTGGATCATGCCGAAGAAATTGCCGGCCGGTCCGTGCTGGTGGTGGAGGATGGTCCCACCCTGACCCATGGGGAGATGAAGTTCGGCGCGGGCGTCATGGCGGCGCGGACTTTTGGCGCAGCGCGCCTGGTGGATCCACGACCTTATCTTCAGGGCAGCCTGGTGCAGACGTTCGCCCAGTATCCGGAGATCGGAACCTTGTTGCCGGCCATGGGTTATGGGGCGGTACAGATGGCGGATCTGCAGGCCACCATTCAGGCGACGCCCTGCGACGCCGTGGTCATCGGAACTCCCATCGATCTGCGGCGTATCATTCGCATCGCGCAGCCCTGTTGCCGCGTCTTTTACGATCTGCAGGAGATCGGCAGGCCGAATCTGCAGGACGTGTTGGAGAAAGTCTAG